The following coding sequences lie in one Grus americana isolate bGruAme1 unplaced genomic scaffold, bGruAme1.mat scaffold_563, whole genome shotgun sequence genomic window:
- the LOC129200837 gene encoding uncharacterized protein LOC129200837, whose protein sequence is MLSEITKSVKFPVPLLSLSHSLVLRHVAFFEAVEATPGAMGCQNQVLLPVAGFAYLRRLCVPACVSLSVPQSLSSLLCSALFRCVCPVPCPTFILPSFFLAFFFVLLSCSPTLFLAPSDRPFPGTFVSLLLAPVFLSPLPSPRLPLLSLCPSVLLLPLPLCPAPCPSCSHSAPASRSPVLFPSVALSFYLSFSLLPSPVLSRSRFLFLFSVALSCSPCRCPSPYLSVRLPALILFSSLAVALPAQGRFCLSVPLPVLVCRSPSRCLSSCRFFLPLCQAPCPRPSLAVPFLASCFLARRRRPPHPAGCPFSPLF, encoded by the coding sequence atgctcagtgaaattactaagagcgttaagtttcccgtgcctttgctttcactctcccattctcttgtcttgcggcacgtcgcattttttgaggccgtggaagcgacaccgggagcgatgggttgtcagaaccaggtcctcctgcctgtcgctggttttgcttaccttcgccgtctctgtgtaccagcctgcgtctctctctctgttcctcaatccctgtcctctcttctctgttctgctttgtttcgctgcgtatgtcccgttccctgtcccacctttatccttccttccttcttcctcgcctttttctttgtccttttgtcctgctccccgaccctgtttctcgctccatctgaccgtccttttcctggcacctttgtgtctctgctccttgcccccgtctttctctcccctctgcccagtcctcgtctccctcttttgtctctctgtccctctgtcctccttctgcctctgcccctctgtcctgctccctgcccctcttgttctcactctgccccagcgtcccgctccccggtcctctttccctctgttgctctctccttttatctctccttctccctgctccccagcccggttctctcacgctcccgcttcctttttttattctctgttgctctgtcctgctccccgtgccgctgtccctcgccgtacctctcggtccggctccctgcccttattctcttttcctccctcgccgtggcgctgcccgcccagggtcgtttctgcctctctgtcccgctccccgtcctggtttgtcggtcgccgtcccgctgcctctcttcctgccgcttcttcctccctctctgtcaggctccctgtccccgtccttcactcgccgtccctttccttgcctcgtgctttctcgctcgccgccgccgccccccccatccagctggctgccccttttctcctctcttctag